The genomic DNA TGGAACAAAggatttaattttgaaaaagaatcaGATAACCAATTGATGGCTTTCGCCATTGCAATTAAAACATGTTGCAGATGTCGCTCTCCACCAGTTTGCACAAGAAAAGGGTATTAGTTCTTGGACTGAAGTGTCAAAGGAAAAGTTAAATAGAATGAATGTCAAGTGAATTGATTATGGGGTGTGCCCCTTTGCTACCATACGCCCAATGGTCCATGACACAtgcccattattattattattattattattgtgcataaaagaaataaagaatatCAAAATAAGATCTACAGCTTCTTCTTATCATAATCTTTAAGCATATTTACACATAATTCTAATTGTATTCTCAAGAGATCATTCCATCCAAATATATTCATTGAAGATCTTACATTAATAAATTGCAACTATAAGAAATCTGACTTTTGATATACACTGTGGAGAAGGAatggatttagggttttaaattAGGGTTGTCATCCAAATATATTAGGGTTTTAAATTAAGTTAGGGTTTGGTGATGACATGTTGCCTTAATTAAGCTGTTTTGAGATGATAattctctagaaaaaaaaaattctagggCTTCAATCTATGGTTTCTCTTTTGGGGGTATAAATATGCTATAAACATCATGTGTCAAGCAAGGAATAATCAAATCAGAACCACTAAAATGGAACAAAGAGCATGTGCAGAAGAGGATGGATAAATGGGTAGGTCTTTTCCACACAGCAGAAATGACAGGTAAGTTCAAATCGTACACTAGAATTAACAGTGATATATATCTTCAGCTTAATTGGAAATCACTAAGATGCATATCACTAAACATTCCCTCTTCTCCATGTGCTAACATGATCAACTTGATTCATACCCACATTCttctttattcttaaaatttcaaaccatattattttaaatagatagTGAATAAGAATACTTTGTTAGCCTAGTATATATCATAGACTTATTATCTAACACTTTATGACAtttcatgtatatataaatCCTTTGACTAGCTTTGATAGTAACAATGTTTAGGGAGATTATTAAGAGATTATGAAAAATGGGGGATGGGAGCTAGGAGAACAGAACGTTCCAAAATAAAccccgaaaaaaaaaaaaaaaaaaaaaggcagcaTAGGAAGGATGGTACTTGAGAAGCCAAAAGCCATTCTCATGCACCAGAACTTGAGGCCTTGTCAGGACTCAAGACTTACTCTCAGATGGGTCAGCCCCAGTTGTCCATCTTCAGACCATCACCCCCCTTTTATAGGTCCCACCACAGCCTCTctcaaacccaaacccaaacccacaTTGAAAACCAacccttcttctctctttcacATTCTCCTCCTCCGGGCTCCTCCTCCACCCCTTTTGCCTTCTCGTAGGtggtgcaccacctcctaaatcccccaccaccaccaccatcacttCTTCTCATGGACAAGGCCACTGAGAGAGAAACCCATGATTTCATGAACGTTGAATCTTTCTCACAACTTCCCTTCATTCGTCCTGCACCTGTTAAAGAGAAAGGTATTCGCCTGTTTGGTAAAGAATTTGGAGGTCACCATGACCCAGAAGAGCAGTCAGAGTCCGTGGAGACTAACATGTCTGAGGATGTCAAGGACAGTGAAAATGGCGAAAGTGGTAGAAGATTTGAATGCCATTACTGCTGCAGAAACTTCCCTACTTCTCAAGCGTTGGGAGGTCACCAGAACGCCCACAAGAGAGAGCGCCAACACGCCAAACGTGCCCATCTTCAGTCTGCCATGGTCCATAGTGGCCTCTCAGATGCACACATGTACGGCCTGGTCAATTACAGGCTCGGCTCCGCCCCCACGCCGCCCATCACCTACCCGTCATGGGGTAGCCAAGCCATTTCTAGTAACGGCAGGTTTTATGGAAGTCATGGATCCTTCTCGCAGCCACCAATTAACGGAAACCCTTTGGCCTTATGGCGAATCCCGGCCTCCGTACAAACTACTCCCACTTTCAGTCGCGACCGTTCATCACACCATCCACTGCCATTATTCGCCGGTGATGACTTGAAGCCCTCGTCGCATGTCGGTGGCTCTACCTCCCAAAGCAGATACGTCTACGAATCAACAAAGCCCGGCGTGCAAGACCATGTGAGTTTGGATCTCCATCTGTAATAATCTGAA from Vitis riparia cultivar Riparia Gloire de Montpellier isolate 1030 chromosome 8, EGFV_Vit.rip_1.0, whole genome shotgun sequence includes the following:
- the LOC117920028 gene encoding zinc finger protein 8 yields the protein MDKATERETHDFMNVESFSQLPFIRPAPVKEKGIRLFGKEFGGHHDPEEQSESVETNMSEDVKDSENGESGRRFECHYCCRNFPTSQALGGHQNAHKRERQHAKRAHLQSAMVHSGLSDAHMYGLVNYRLGSAPTPPITYPSWGSQAISSNGRFYGSHGSFSQPPINGNPLALWRIPASVQTTPTFSRDRSSHHPLPLFAGDDLKPSSHVGGSTSQSRYVYESTKPGVQDHVSLDLHL